The window TTTGATCAAACCCTAATGGGCCTTATGGATCTTTATTTCGATATGGGCCATTAGAAAACAAGCCTGTTGTATCTGTTTAAACGCAGACAAAAGCCCATGTTAAGAAAGATAAGTCAAATCTTCCAAACCCATCGCATTGCCATTGATGAGGGGGACTCGTTTGATTTGTTCAATCCCGTATTTAGGATTCAGATCAGACCGATTAATCTGGTTGCTGACCGGATCAAATAGgaaaataatgaatttatttCACTTGCATGTGTATAATGTCAACAATAACATATGTAATGCAAAAATAACAACTCCAAAATAACATTAAACCATTCTATGGAGAAACACATAATATGGGGAAGCTAGCTTCTGAGCACACaatttttatatgttactaACCTACGGTTTGTACTTTGTCCAATCCGGATTATAATTTCAGATTAACGAGGACGCTAACCGAaatcaaaattagtaaaatcgcaataatgttttcttaaaactGATTTGAACttaagataaattaatatcaagCTGATGAATCTAGATGAAATACTATATTGTATGTATATAACAATGAGTCTTATGATACTTTGAGTTTGAGATATAGGTAATTATGataaaatgatgatgatgatgatgatgttatgaaACTGGATATGATTATGAAAACAATTCTAATTCGTCGATATATATCCACTAGCATCTATGATGTCAACAATAGCAtattttaatgcaaaaaaaaaacaattgtttgaAGAACACATAATATGGGCAAGCTAGGTTCTGATGGGGACAAtgcattttaaaaattgttattataCATATCNcccaaaccgacatataatttcgttttaattgtaaaatttaaaccctaaccatctcatttgtaaacccaaactgacatataattttgttctaattgtaaaatctaaaccataaccacctcatttgtaaacccaaacgacatataatttcgttttaattataaaatctaaaccctaattcggatttataaactcaaactgatcgtttaattgtaaaatctaaaccaaaccaatatttaactttttaaaaataaaaagtatacataatttgtttccttatttgttttgcttttaaattttaatttgatttattttttaaataaaatattatatataacattttgattggttgagagaAGAGGAGGTGAATACAAAGGTAGGTTCAcacctaggggtgaacctataaatatttttcaacaaaaaaattattttcatcaaGCATTCATGATGAGTCCATAGGTTTGCAGCACGATTAAATcaaggtggaaaaaaaaaagtaatttaaattactttaattCGGCTAGAACAGTCCCAGCCTGGTGAGATTCTCCAATCATGCTGAGTCACCACCACTTTAACGGGCCGAGACTTGTTGAGATTATCTCCAATTATTTACtacttaaagtcttaaaagttaaaacatacaACTCAATTACCGGTTTAATTACACGGTTTACTAATATTTTCTTCCGGTTACGCTtatgtattaaaaaatttgctacttgttttcatataaacaaGATTCAAAGAAGAATAAACCGAATACTTTAAAGTGTAATATCGTTGAAACAAGCACATGGGGAAAGATTTCTAGAGTGAGAAATGATAATTCAAGCTTGCATTTTAAACGTAATGCTAACATTACATAAATTTCAATATAAGCAatagaagaaaacgaaaaacatTGTGCAATGAAAATATGCAGTATGATGCAATAACATAAGcttttcgagagagagagaataaggTCATAAAAatcttttagggtttcagaaCAAGGTTCAAAACGAAACACAGACAACAAAACTTGAAACATAGAAAACTGAGAAGCAAAGTATTATGTTTATAACTCTAGTCGGCCTTGGCGGCTGAAGCAGCAGCTTGACCTCTGAGACGACCAGTCCTCCTTGCAGCAATAAGACCAACCTTCTGCCCTGGTGGTGCATCACGCCTAACAGTACTGGCGTGACCAATATGCTGATGGTTACCTCCTCCATGAGGATGCTCAACTGGATTCATAGCCACACCACGAACCTTAGGCCATGAGTTTCTCTTCACACGGTACTTGTGGTACGCGTTTCCTGCCTTGAGCATTGGCTTCTCAGTTCTTCCACCACCAGCAACTTGACCAATCATAGCCCTGCATCCACTTGGGACAATCTTCTTGGAACCAGACGGCAACTTAACCCTATCCAAACCATAACATCATGCATTAGTCACTCTGAAATAAATGACGAAATGATTCCATTAAGGGCATCATAAGCTAAAACACTAAACAATCCACAAAtctgaaatttatatataagcaGTTCATcaaatccatcaaaatcatCACAATCAACCACCAAACAATCATCAAATCTGAAAATGTTATAAGCATTTCATGAATCTTCGTTAAAAAGATTGGATAAGAGAAACAAACCTAGTAGTGTCGTTGTCAGGGTTGTGAGCGATAACAATGGCGTAATCACCAGAAGCTCTAGCGAGGACACCACGGTCACCAACGTGATGCTCAACGTTGCAGACGACGGCTCCTTCAGGGATAGATCTAAGAGGGAGAACATTTCCGACGACGAGAGTAGCTTTCTTACCGCAGTACAAGAACTGACCGGTGTACATACCTTCGGCGGCGACGAAGAGCTCCTTCTGTTTCTTGAAACGGAAAGGATGACGGAAAGTGACGCGAGCGAGCGGCGCACCACGTCCTGGATCGTGGATGATCTCCGTCACGACGCCCTTGAGGTAACCATTTCTCTCGCCGAAATCGAGGCTGCGGAACTTAGCCGGACCTTTGCGGTGGTGAGTGTGGGATTTGAAGACGGAACCCGCTCCCTTACGTTGAGCTCTGATGACACGACCCATGGTGGAATGCTCTCGGCGGCGGCGACgatgtttacaattttttagggttttgagatcCAACTTACAAAGAGTGTAAAATTCTCCCTTTTATCCTGCAACCTGACGTTTGATCAAACCCTAATGGGCCTTATGGATCTTTATTTCGATATGGGCCATTAGAAAACAAGCCTGTTGTATCTGTTTAAACGCAGACAAAAGCCCATGTTAAGAAAGATAAGTCAAATCTTCCAAACCCATCGCATTGCCATTGATGAGGGGGACTCGTTTGATTTGTTCAATCCCGTATTTAGGATTCAGATCAGACCGATTAATCTGGTTGCTGACCGGATCAAATAGgaaaataatgaatttatttCACTTGCATGTGTATAATGTCAACAATAACATATGTAATGCAAAAATAACAACTCCAAAATAACATTAAACCATTCTATGGAGAAACACATAATATGGGGAAGCTAGCTTCTGAGCACACaatttttatatgttactaACCTACGGTTTGTACTTTGTCCAATCCGGATTATAATTTCAGATTAACGAGGACGCTAACCGAaatcaaaattagtaaaatcgcaataatgttttcttaaaactGATTTGAACttaagataaattaatatcaagCTGATGAATCTAGATGAAATACTATATTGTATGTATATAACAATGAGTCTTATGATACTTTGAGTTTGAGATATAGGTAATTATGataaaatgatgatgatgatgatgatgttatgaaACTGGATATGATTATGAAAACAATTCTAATTCGTCGATATATATCCACTAGCATCTATGATGTCAACAATAGCAtattttaatgcaaaaaaaaaacaattgtttgaAGAACACATAATATGGGCAAGCTAGGTTCTGATGGGGACAAtgcattttaaaaattgttattataCATATCTCTCGTGAATATGGTATGGCGATCTAAATAATCCAGATATATGATAGTAATGTGCCTTTCAATAAAAtctattaacattttataaataaaataaatttaaaaagctCGTGGGAGACTAGCTCATCAAAAAAAGGTGAGACTCGTCAAGTAGACTGGTATAAGTTATTAAGTTATAACGAAGGAACGAAGAAGATTAATGTGATCATGATACCATTCAACTTTGCTAGGAAGGAGGACATGATAGTTTGGCGATCTATATGTGTTCTGGTCAAGATAAACATAATGGGGACATCAAATTAGCTAATCTATATTACGGAAGattcttttggttttaggtaACAACCATAAATAATACGCATATATACAAAATGTATGTGGAGGGACTGGGTTTTGGTA is drawn from Camelina sativa cultivar DH55 chromosome 1, Cs, whole genome shotgun sequence and contains these coding sequences:
- the LOC104699548 gene encoding 60S ribosomal protein L8-1 isoform X1 is translated as MGRVIRAQRKGAGSVFKSHTHHRKGPAKFRSLDFGERNGYLKGVVTEIIHDPGRGAPLARVTFRHPFRFKKQKELFVAAEGMYTGQFLYCGKKATLVVGNVLPLRSIPEGAVVCNVEHHVGDRGVLARASGDYAIVIAHNPDNDTTRVKLPSGSKKIVPSGCRAMIGQVAGGGRTEKPMLKAGNAYHKYRVKRNSWPKVRGVAMNPVEHPHGGGNHQHIGHASTVRRDAPPGQKVGLIAARRTGRLRGQAAASAAKAD